A single region of the Neisseriaceae bacterium genome encodes:
- a CDS encoding DUF1275 domain-containing protein, whose amino-acid sequence MILKIFPNFLLIKIMMFSNKIKDSLSPTQKIGKRKLFRSPQLPYLQEANITLRWLRWLAYFMAFSGGTINTVGFFSFNKYTSHMSGELASMSNDVFLGKWYLVLTSFLCVLAFVLGSAHSSWIIIWTKKHRYRSSYALSMWIEATYLIIFGLIGYKLYISTTLIYILIILMCFIMGMHNAVLTILSKGVIRTTHMTGHITDVGIELSKIIYNLGLKKENKDRTPINIPKIKLLMGIIISFVIGGYVGTWGFFELGYKIVLPIALFLLILGSASIQYDVKIRYRLRRYKPYLKNKNNSNKYKI is encoded by the coding sequence ATGATATTAAAAATTTTTCCAAATTTTTTATTGATTAAAATAATGATGTTTTCTAATAAAATCAAAGATTCTCTTTCACCTACTCAAAAAATAGGTAAACGAAAATTATTTCGTTCACCCCAGTTGCCATATCTACAAGAGGCTAATATTACCTTACGATGGTTACGTTGGTTAGCTTACTTTATGGCATTTTCAGGAGGTACTATTAATACGGTAGGTTTTTTCTCCTTCAATAAATATACCTCTCATATGTCAGGTGAATTGGCTAGTATGTCTAATGATGTCTTTTTAGGTAAGTGGTATTTGGTATTAACCTCTTTTCTATGCGTATTAGCTTTTGTATTAGGCTCTGCTCATTCTAGTTGGATCATTATTTGGACTAAAAAACATCGCTATCGCAGCTCTTATGCACTCTCTATGTGGATTGAGGCAACTTATTTAATTATTTTTGGTTTAATTGGTTATAAACTCTATATTTCTACCACCCTTATTTATATTCTGATTATTTTAATGTGTTTTATTATGGGTATGCATAATGCTGTATTAACCATACTGTCCAAGGGAGTAATTAGAACTACCCACATGACAGGTCATATTACCGATGTAGGAATTGAACTTTCAAAAATAATTTATAACTTAGGCTTGAAAAAAGAAAATAAAGATAGAACCCCAATAAACATACCTAAAATAAAGTTGTTAATGGGTATTATTATCTCTTTTGTGATAGGAGGATATGTTGGAACCTGGGGATTTTTTGAACTAGGTTATAAGATTGTATTACCTATTGCCTTATTCTTACTGATTTTAGGATCAGCCTCTATTCAATATGATGTAAAAATACGTTATCGTTTACGTCGCTACAAACCATATTTAAAAAATAAAAATAATTCAAACAAATACAAAATCTAA
- a CDS encoding prepilin-type N-terminal cleavage/methylation domain-containing protein: MIETKLYNKINIRHQPGFTIIEIMVTLVILSILATFSIGYFSQYREKSQLAIAQTMLNIYAQELVAFELKGHRFPENNNEYNVFLKQLKFDPNNDPQYNTYFLIQPNFNTNYLLAVPQRKHNYKSYVQMSLDDFSMDICREAPTLYQAKGGICRRTISPTHLSQ; encoded by the coding sequence ATGATTGAAACAAAACTGTATAATAAAATCAATATCCGACATCAACCCGGTTTTACGATTATCGAAATTATGGTTACTTTGGTTATTCTTAGTATTCTTGCCACCTTTAGCATAGGCTACTTTTCACAGTATCGTGAAAAGTCTCAGTTAGCGATAGCACAAACAATGCTAAATATATATGCTCAAGAACTAGTTGCCTTTGAATTAAAAGGGCATCGTTTTCCTGAAAACAATAATGAGTACAATGTGTTTTTAAAACAACTTAAATTTGATCCCAATAATGATCCTCAATATAATACTTATTTTCTGATTCAACCAAATTTTAATACAAATTATTTATTGGCCGTACCTCAAAGAAAACACAATTATAAGTCTTATGTCCAAATGTCTTTGGATGATTTTTCTATGGATATTTGTCGTGAGGCACCTACCTTATACCAAGCAAAAGGTGGTATATGTCGTCGAACCATCAGTCCTACTCATTTGAGCCAATAG
- a CDS encoding prepilin-type N-terminal cleavage/methylation domain-containing protein has protein sequence MYNYFMNITIMNPSSHFYFANQKGFTLLEFVVASALALLIMLSVGSLYVYTNRLNHIAQTNLKIQEDLRYASQLISRDASLAGNFGCLSLGSLYQKDSQNTDNKFNREFHIFFNGVDNSSPIVFDRPGSSAISNNQNFGVNVVPGKNLNINNFIPQGDALIFYYGLGSSGIKNINFGNNGNKIDKISFTDGDIYQSLQSVANQGGYLALSSCQALNIFKSSSGNQNLNFSSSDFGDVRISYQDEPNKQKVSEIRLLRYIVHAYVVGTANGQTGLYKIELNEDGIFGPPILISDYVASINTSFVYPTALDKNNHPIGCPSAFNDDIFSSSTENIDQKFNNYLFYEKNNTTFVNTTKPINPKRFQGVDLNQPLTDEYFFPPAGINVVLTINNPNLEKPTGLSQNNNQISNENVRINMIQGQNTTSNTFRIFSSIRGGNQCANRNLLD, from the coding sequence ATGTATAACTATTTTATGAATATAACTATTATGAATCCATCCTCACATTTTTATTTTGCCAATCAGAAAGGATTCACTTTGCTTGAATTCGTGGTTGCAAGTGCATTAGCACTTTTGATCATGCTCTCGGTTGGCTCTCTTTATGTCTATACAAATCGTCTTAACCATATAGCACAAACTAATTTAAAAATCCAAGAAGATTTACGTTATGCTTCCCAATTAATATCAAGAGATGCCTCACTTGCTGGGAATTTTGGCTGTTTATCCTTAGGTTCACTTTATCAAAAAGACAGTCAAAATACAGATAATAAATTTAATCGTGAGTTTCATATTTTTTTTAATGGAGTAGACAATAGTAGTCCCATCGTATTTGATCGACCTGGTAGTTCCGCTATATCTAATAACCAAAACTTTGGGGTTAACGTTGTTCCTGGAAAGAATCTTAATATTAATAATTTTATACCTCAGGGTGATGCACTTATCTTTTATTATGGACTTGGTTCTTCAGGTATCAAAAATATTAATTTTGGAAATAATGGTAATAAAATAGACAAGATTTCTTTTACTGATGGTGACATCTATCAATCTTTACAATCAGTTGCTAATCAAGGAGGCTATTTAGCCTTATCTAGTTGTCAGGCACTTAATATTTTTAAATCCAGTAGTGGTAATCAAAATTTAAATTTTAGTAGTTCTGATTTTGGTGATGTAAGAATTAGTTACCAAGATGAACCCAATAAACAAAAAGTATCTGAAATTAGGTTATTACGTTACATCGTTCATGCTTATGTTGTAGGGACTGCTAATGGCCAAACAGGATTATATAAAATAGAACTGAATGAAGATGGTATTTTTGGTCCTCCTATTTTGATTTCTGACTATGTTGCTAGTATCAACACATCATTTGTTTACCCAACCGCCCTTGATAAAAATAATCACCCCATCGGCTGTCCTAGTGCTTTTAATGACGATATCTTTAGCTCATCTACAGAAAATATTGATCAAAAATTTAATAATTATCTATTCTATGAAAAAAATAATACAACTTTTGTTAATACTACTAAACCTATTAATCCTAAAAGATTTCAAGGGGTGGATTTAAATCAACCATTGACAGATGAATATTTTTTTCCTCCTGCTGGAATTAATGTAGTTCTTACCATTAATAATCCAAATCTGGAAAAACCGACTGGCCTAAGTCAAAATAATAATCAAATTTCTAATGAAAATGTACGTATTAATATGATTCAAGGGCAGAACACAACATCTAACACTTTTAGAATATTTTCCTCTATTAGAGGGGGTAATCAATGCGCCAACAGAAATTTATTAGACTAA
- the pilV gene encoding type IV pilus modification protein PilV, with product MKSHQLNHQYRKQSGIMLIEVVVSIFILGLGILALLGMQMRSLGSIKQAQNIAQVSQAVDNLAQGLTVNPYLRLKLIPYKGYITEKNYDHYKNFNNCNNRGSSPFINLDSSLNHQQLANQQLNQFCQEIKQIEGISPNDIQLKVCTNSSIQGNLPWNFSCNRGGTETVIKVVWKYRTKTESQNNLDNSGVIDKDNKIILSYEVPLTE from the coding sequence ATGAAATCACATCAACTAAACCATCAGTATCGTAAACAATCTGGGATTATGCTCATTGAGGTAGTAGTTTCAATATTTATATTAGGTCTCGGTATCTTAGCTTTGTTAGGCATGCAAATGCGCTCATTAGGAAGCATCAAACAGGCTCAAAATATTGCTCAAGTATCTCAAGCCGTTGATAATTTAGCTCAAGGTCTAACAGTTAACCCTTATCTAAGATTAAAACTTATCCCTTACAAAGGTTATATTACTGAAAAAAATTATGACCACTACAAAAATTTTAATAACTGTAATAATCGTGGTAGCAGTCCTTTTATAAATTTAGATTCTTCACTCAATCACCAACAACTTGCTAATCAACAATTAAATCAATTTTGCCAGGAAATTAAACAAATTGAAGGTATATCTCCAAATGATATACAACTAAAAGTGTGTACTAATTCCAGTATACAAGGCAACTTACCTTGGAACTTTTCTTGTAATCGCGGTGGTACAGAAACGGTTATTAAAGTTGTGTGGAAATATCGCACTAAGACAGAAAGCCAAAATAACTTAGATAATTCAGGAGTAATAGATAAAGATAATAAAATAATTTTATCTTACGAGGTTCCTTTAACTGAATAA
- a CDS encoding prepilin-type N-terminal cleavage/methylation domain-containing protein: MRLYIMHRNSGFTLIELMVVLIIIGIFVAMSIPPFLSAVRKQEVRSISQNIADLINYTRNEASRRNQVAFVYPAYFRKNAKLNGQAQSWDNANGMVAFIDHLGNPNNRISQYDKTEEIRSVQIARPGSQSRPQTISLSANTFTSVDQPTSDISEIGLVIYPSGQMKVSNNYTNISTGNSGYQARIIVSNRYDSSICHVLWVDNLARARSCPNNIASNNTPKSIKDICTCWRPKE, from the coding sequence ATGAGATTGTATATCATGCATAGAAACAGTGGATTTACTCTAATAGAATTGATGGTTGTATTAATTATTATTGGTATATTTGTTGCTATGTCTATACCACCATTCTTAAGCGCTGTCCGTAAACAGGAGGTTCGTTCTATTTCACAAAATATTGCCGATCTGATCAACTATACACGCAATGAAGCTTCTCGTCGAAATCAAGTTGCATTCGTCTATCCTGCTTATTTTAGAAAAAATGCAAAATTAAATGGGCAGGCACAATCTTGGGATAATGCGAATGGGATGGTCGCTTTTATCGATCACTTAGGTAACCCAAATAACAGAATTAGTCAATATGATAAAACTGAAGAAATTAGGAGTGTACAAATAGCAAGACCAGGTAGCCAATCACGACCTCAAACAATTAGTTTAAGTGCTAATACATTTACTTCTGTTGACCAACCTACTTCTGATATATCAGAAATCGGGTTAGTTATCTATCCAAGTGGACAAATGAAAGTATCTAACAATTATACGAACATCTCTACTGGCAATTCAGGCTATCAAGCTAGAATTATCGTCAGTAATCGCTATGATTCCAGTATTTGTCATGTGCTGTGGGTGGATAACTTAGCTCGAGCAAGAAGTTGTCCTAATAACATCGCGTCAAACAACACACCTAAAAGTATAAAAGATATTTGTACTTGTTGGCGACCTAAAGAATAA
- the dnaB gene encoding replicative DNA helicase, translating into MEKFDQTLSEDNLNFMPPHNTEAEQAVIGSILLNNELWHEHNIYSVISSSDFYNIQHQIIFQTIASIINNDRKADLITLTEELTKLDHLEKIGGKTYLVEIISNAPSSFNVKDYAEIIRNKSIMRQLYEIGQKISALAYTPTSKTSKDLLDEAEQLVFNIAEQNQRTKSGLIPIREVLVAVQKQLESLYGSPNQGITGVETGFYDLDKKTSGLQAGDLIVIAGRPSMGKTSFAMNIAEHVATELKKTVAIFSMEMPAHQLATRMISSLAGIELSKLKTGQLQEQDWDKFTTGFPLLNSSSLFIDESGGLSALEIKAKIRRLKRAHPDLSLVVIDYIQLMSSSSGKSDNRTIELGEISRSLKTLAKEISVPIIVLSQLSRGVESRADKRPMMSDLRDSGAIEQDADLIIFMYRDSYYNRDDENPTLSNINSKTEAIIGKHRNGPVGTIYLIFQTEFTKFVNSSKLDYDYIE; encoded by the coding sequence ATGGAAAAATTTGATCAAACATTATCTGAAGATAATTTAAACTTCATGCCCCCACACAATACCGAAGCAGAACAAGCTGTTATAGGTTCTATCCTACTTAATAATGAATTATGGCATGAACACAACATTTACAGTGTTATATCCAGTAGTGATTTTTATAATATACAACACCAAATTATATTTCAAACTATTGCAAGTATTATTAACAATGATCGAAAAGCCGATCTCATTACCTTAACTGAAGAACTCACTAAATTAGATCATTTAGAAAAAATAGGTGGTAAAACTTACTTAGTCGAAATTATATCTAATGCACCTTCATCTTTTAATGTGAAAGATTATGCTGAAATTATCAGAAATAAATCTATTATGCGTCAGTTATATGAAATAGGACAAAAAATTAGTGCATTGGCATATACTCCAACATCTAAAACGTCTAAAGATCTTTTAGATGAAGCCGAACAATTGGTTTTCAATATAGCAGAACAAAATCAACGCACAAAATCAGGATTAATACCTATCCGAGAAGTATTAGTAGCTGTTCAAAAACAGCTTGAATCATTGTATGGATCTCCTAATCAAGGAATTACTGGAGTAGAGACTGGATTTTATGACTTAGATAAAAAAACATCTGGCTTACAAGCGGGTGATTTAATCGTTATAGCAGGTCGCCCTTCTATGGGTAAAACTTCTTTTGCAATGAATATTGCCGAACATGTCGCTACCGAATTAAAAAAAACAGTTGCAATTTTTTCTATGGAAATGCCAGCTCATCAATTAGCTACTAGAATGATTAGTTCACTGGCTGGTATAGAACTGTCTAAACTTAAAACAGGTCAGCTTCAAGAACAAGATTGGGATAAATTTACTACAGGCTTTCCTCTTCTGAATTCATCTTCTCTTTTTATTGATGAATCAGGCGGGCTTTCCGCACTAGAAATTAAAGCCAAAATTCGTCGTCTCAAGAGAGCTCATCCCGATTTAAGCCTTGTGGTTATTGACTATATACAATTGATGAGTAGTAGTTCAGGCAAAAGTGATAATCGCACCATTGAACTGGGAGAAATTTCAAGATCTCTAAAAACACTAGCTAAAGAAATCAGTGTACCAATTATTGTATTATCCCAACTTTCTCGTGGTGTGGAGTCTCGTGCTGATAAAAGACCAATGATGTCTGATCTACGAGATTCTGGTGCAATAGAACAAGATGCAGATTTAATTATTTTTATGTATCGGGATTCTTATTATAATCGTGATGATGAGAACCCTACACTATCAAATATTAACTCGAAGACAGAAGCCATTATTGGAAAACATAGAAATGGTCCAGTAGGAACTATTTATTTAATATTCCAAACTGAATTTACTAAATTCGTTAATTCCAGTAAGCTAGATTATGATTATATCGAGTAA
- the purL gene encoding phosphoribosylformylglycinamidine synthase: MQGEVALHDFRIRKILAEAKLNELSLPSDIETRYWYLVKVKHELTSLEIEKLELILQAKYASSSIHLLSQPGSFTIFPRMGTVSPWSSKVTDIMRNIGISKVIRVERGIYYHFSNLENDMLKHYLPIISDRMTEDYFTNINELSDLFSQQSPQPYLEINILSEGINALINANRKLGLALSEEEINYLFSSYQHIQRNPTDVELMMFAQANSEHCRHKIFNADFILNNKKMPNTLFSMIKATHEASPQGTIVAYKDNSSVIEGRNINRFYAHPEEKLYTMYSEKTHVLMKVETHNHPTAISPFAGASTGSGGEIRDEGATGRGAKPKAGLCGFSVSNLAIPNHIQSWEYINANTFYGKPNRISSALQIMLEAPIGAASFNNEFGRPNLLGYFRTFEALFQGKVRGYHKPIMVSGGLGNIQDKQTFKQNIPENALLIQLGGPGFLIGLGGGAASSMVNGTNEADLDFDSVQRGNPEIERRCQEVIDRCWQLGEANPILAIHDVGAGGLSNAFPELVNDANRGANLELRNIPIEEKGMSPKEIWCNESQERYVLAILEENISVFENICQRERCPFSVIGIATENKLLKVTDKLFNNHPVDLSLDILLGKPPKMTRIDQDITVKTEEWFDLKLLSLRDALYKVLNLPSVASKNFLITIGDRTVGGLTHRDQMVGPYQVPVANCAVTNMGFETHVGEVMSMGEKSLLALVDGPSSARMAIGESITNLISAYIGDSLSSIKLSANWMASCGEPGEDAKLYRTVEATSEICRKLNISIPVGKDSLSMQTIWEENGQQKSVVSPVSLIISAFAVTEDVRLSVTPELKNIPESSLILIDLSQFQSRIGMSALAQVYKEFTSKVPDFEYILEMKSIFKIIQNLLKEKKILALHDRSDGGLIVTLIEMMFTSRIGIDLILDNVIDKVMQNVNYSVDEAIIRALFNEELGIVLQLKNQDAEALLEEFQQVGLGNFIVELGTISDEDRIFIELDGGELLKEKRQDLQKIWSNTSYQLQCLRDNPICAKQEFETIQNNNGRLYSEINFNTDHLRDLPIIKKHKNPKVAILREQGVNGHVEMAFAFERAGFDTYDIHMSDLLGKRVNLGDFQVLAACGGFSYGDVLGGGRGWANTILYHDELKNQFENFFHRSDTLTLGVCNGCQMLSELSAIIPGAELWPRFKKNLSEQYEARLVMVNIEKSNSIFLSEMSNSSLPIVVSHGEGRASFSHIGADNLVPNDLSIVLRYVNSDGSISDHYPMNPNGSPNGIAGITNQDGRVTIMMPHPERVVRSTQLSWHPESWGYEYSPWIQMFLSARKYF; the protein is encoded by the coding sequence ATGCAAGGAGAAGTAGCTCTGCACGATTTTCGCATAAGAAAAATATTAGCAGAAGCAAAATTAAATGAGTTGTCTTTACCATCTGATATAGAAACCAGATACTGGTATTTAGTAAAGGTTAAACATGAGCTTACATCATTAGAAATTGAAAAATTAGAACTCATTCTGCAAGCAAAGTATGCTTCATCAAGCATCCATTTGTTATCACAACCCGGTAGCTTTACCATTTTTCCGAGAATGGGTACCGTTTCTCCTTGGTCTTCTAAGGTGACCGATATTATGCGCAACATCGGCATAAGTAAGGTTATTAGAGTGGAAAGAGGAATTTATTATCATTTTTCAAACTTAGAAAATGATATGTTAAAACATTACTTACCAATCATATCTGACCGTATGACAGAGGATTATTTTACTAACATAAATGAGTTATCTGATTTATTCTCACAACAAAGTCCCCAACCATACCTCGAGATTAATATACTATCAGAAGGAATTAATGCATTAATAAATGCAAATAGAAAATTGGGCTTAGCTTTATCAGAAGAGGAAATAAACTATTTATTTTCAAGTTATCAGCATATTCAAAGAAATCCTACAGACGTTGAACTGATGATGTTTGCTCAAGCAAATTCTGAGCATTGTAGGCATAAAATTTTTAATGCAGATTTTATTTTAAATAATAAAAAAATGCCAAATACTTTATTTTCAATGATTAAAGCAACACATGAAGCAAGTCCACAGGGCACCATTGTTGCTTACAAAGATAATTCATCAGTTATTGAAGGAAGGAATATTAATCGTTTTTATGCCCATCCAGAAGAGAAGTTATATACTATGTATTCTGAAAAGACACATGTATTGATGAAAGTAGAAACACATAATCATCCCACAGCAATTTCTCCATTTGCTGGAGCTTCTACTGGTTCAGGTGGGGAGATTAGGGATGAAGGTGCAACAGGAAGAGGCGCAAAGCCTAAAGCTGGACTATGTGGGTTTTCCGTTTCAAATCTTGCAATTCCCAACCATATACAAAGTTGGGAATATATAAATGCTAATACATTCTACGGAAAACCAAACAGGATTAGTAGTGCTTTGCAAATCATGCTTGAGGCACCTATAGGCGCAGCTTCATTTAACAATGAATTTGGTCGTCCCAATCTACTGGGTTATTTTAGGACATTTGAAGCTTTATTCCAAGGAAAAGTTAGAGGCTATCATAAACCTATTATGGTTTCTGGAGGATTAGGTAATATTCAAGATAAACAGACATTTAAACAAAATATTCCTGAAAATGCACTGTTGATTCAGTTAGGAGGTCCAGGATTTCTAATTGGTTTAGGAGGTGGTGCGGCATCTAGTATGGTCAATGGTACAAATGAAGCTGATTTAGATTTTGATTCTGTACAAAGAGGTAATCCAGAAATTGAACGTAGATGCCAAGAAGTTATTGATAGATGTTGGCAACTAGGGGAAGCGAATCCAATATTAGCTATTCATGATGTTGGTGCGGGAGGTTTATCTAATGCCTTTCCTGAGTTAGTTAATGACGCAAACCGAGGTGCTAATCTTGAATTAAGGAATATTCCTATTGAAGAAAAGGGTATGTCACCCAAAGAAATCTGGTGTAATGAATCACAAGAACGTTATGTTTTAGCCATTTTGGAGGAGAATATATCTGTTTTTGAAAATATTTGTCAAAGAGAACGTTGTCCTTTTTCGGTTATTGGTATTGCTACAGAAAATAAATTATTAAAAGTAACTGATAAATTATTTAATAATCATCCTGTTGATTTATCATTGGATATCTTATTAGGAAAACCACCTAAAATGACTAGAATAGATCAAGATATCACTGTTAAAACAGAAGAATGGTTCGATTTAAAATTATTATCACTTCGAGATGCTTTGTACAAAGTATTAAATCTTCCCTCAGTTGCTAGTAAAAACTTTTTAATTACTATTGGAGATAGGACAGTTGGTGGACTGACTCATAGAGATCAGATGGTCGGACCATATCAAGTTCCAGTAGCTAATTGTGCTGTTACTAATATGGGATTTGAAACACATGTTGGTGAAGTAATGAGTATGGGAGAAAAAAGTTTGTTAGCTTTGGTTGATGGACCGTCTTCCGCACGGATGGCTATAGGGGAATCAATTACTAATCTTATATCTGCTTATATAGGGGATTCTTTATCTAGTATAAAATTATCAGCCAATTGGATGGCATCATGTGGTGAGCCTGGTGAAGATGCAAAATTATACAGAACAGTAGAAGCAACTTCTGAAATATGTCGTAAACTTAATATTTCTATTCCTGTTGGTAAAGATTCTTTATCAATGCAAACCATTTGGGAAGAAAATGGACAGCAAAAATCTGTTGTTTCTCCCGTATCACTTATAATCTCTGCATTTGCTGTTACGGAAGATGTGCGTTTGAGTGTTACACCAGAATTAAAAAATATCCCTGAATCTTCATTGATTTTAATTGATTTAAGTCAATTCCAATCTAGAATTGGAATGTCTGCATTGGCTCAAGTGTATAAAGAATTTACTTCAAAGGTGCCTGATTTTGAATATATTTTAGAAATGAAGTCTATTTTTAAAATAATTCAGAATTTATTAAAAGAGAAAAAAATTCTTGCATTGCATGATCGTTCTGATGGGGGGCTAATAGTTACCTTGATAGAGATGATGTTCACTTCTCGAATCGGTATAGACTTAATCTTAGATAATGTTATTGATAAAGTAATGCAAAATGTTAATTATTCCGTTGATGAAGCAATTATACGTGCCCTCTTTAATGAAGAGTTAGGAATAGTCTTACAATTAAAAAATCAAGATGCAGAGGCGTTATTAGAAGAATTTCAACAAGTTGGTCTGGGTAATTTTATTGTTGAATTAGGAACCATCAGTGATGAAGATAGAATTTTTATCGAGCTAGATGGTGGAGAGTTGCTTAAAGAAAAAAGACAAGATCTTCAGAAAATATGGTCTAATACGTCTTATCAATTGCAATGTTTAAGAGATAATCCTATATGTGCCAAACAAGAATTTGAAACTATTCAAAATAACAACGGTAGATTATATTCAGAAATTAACTTTAATACTGATCATCTACGTGATTTGCCTATTATTAAAAAACATAAAAACCCTAAAGTAGCCATTTTAAGAGAGCAAGGTGTGAATGGTCATGTAGAAATGGCATTTGCTTTTGAGAGAGCAGGTTTCGATACTTATGATATACATATGAGTGATTTATTAGGTAAAAGGGTAAATCTAGGTGATTTTCAGGTTTTAGCAGCTTGTGGTGGGTTTAGTTATGGTGATGTATTAGGTGGAGGGAGAGGTTGGGCAAATACCATTTTGTATCATGATGAGTTAAAAAATCAATTTGAAAATTTTTTTCATCGTTCAGATACTTTAACTTTAGGCGTTTGTAATGGTTGTCAGATGTTGAGCGAATTAAGTGCCATCATTCCTGGGGCTGAATTATGGCCACGTTTCAAAAAAAACTTGTCAGAACAGTATGAGGCACGTTTGGTAATGGTTAATATTGAAAAGTCAAATTCAATTTTCTTAAGTGAAATGTCCAATTCTAGTTTACCAATAGTTGTTAGTCATGGAGAAGGCAGAGCAAGTTTTTCTCATATAGGAGCCGATAATTTAGTTCCTAATGACTTATCTATCGTATTACGTTATGTTAATAGTGATGGTAGTATTAGTGATCATTATCCAATGAATCCTAACGGTTCACCTAATGGAATTGCAGGGATTACCAATCAGGATGGCCGGGTTACTATTATGATGCCACATCCAGAAAGGGTAGTTAGAAGCACACAATTAAGTTGGCATCCTGAGTCATGGGGATACGAATATAGTCCTTGGATACAAATGTTTTTATCTGCAAGAAAGTATTTTTAA